In Symmachiella dynata, the following are encoded in one genomic region:
- a CDS encoding ArnT family glycosyltransferase, with amino-acid sequence MKQPRDTTTDHPSVTQNEGWRLPWLGDSRWLLPLLMIVTLGLRLVLVNANDVISRDGLNYVGWAHMIESGNVEKIPDKYLLNPYPLLIVLVARTGINHVLAGQLISAVAATLALLPLYWYCRSAFGRRVAEMAALIYTVHPTMAHVSSEVLREGLYWLFGFSAIAVFWSAVQHNSWWRFLLGGVLCIVATMTRVEGILLFVLAGMWWTAHVWPERRRLFSKLWKPALTVSLLFAAVVTTAVTVIPAEDWGKWQLVAMARDYSEKHQSANAGLTPADGPEAWGMMKPRRGLKHLAESLPAYQNKQTRLVDLAKDHLWWVYIADLSYHVTKAFEFPTLICLFIGLYWGGSRFWRNERDWPLVLQSLLVLGILLHHLATEHVISSRYAFALIPFVLPWTCLGFFQFTDWLGVQMEQVNRGALVRTATCTIVCCLAVTSVGRSFHYLRDGKALERELGELVRKTSGKKTNIACTQKWRRVPFYAKSEYTKLVVPPRADLNIWLKENIGWLRRNNVEFLLLERDYTFFAGVRNRKLAPSSELQLLFENDPRFHKMWIYRVAQPTDQVAKGAQPGRRKQ; translated from the coding sequence ATGAAGCAACCACGCGACACTACGACTGATCACCCCTCAGTAACCCAAAATGAAGGTTGGCGATTACCTTGGTTGGGTGATTCGCGTTGGTTATTGCCGTTGTTGATGATCGTCACCTTGGGGCTTCGATTGGTGTTGGTCAATGCGAACGATGTCATCAGCCGCGACGGCCTGAATTACGTCGGCTGGGCGCATATGATCGAATCGGGCAACGTCGAAAAAATTCCCGATAAATATCTGCTCAACCCCTACCCACTGTTGATCGTGCTGGTTGCCCGCACGGGAATCAATCATGTCTTGGCGGGTCAATTGATTAGCGCCGTTGCGGCGACTTTGGCCTTACTGCCGCTCTATTGGTATTGCCGGTCAGCCTTTGGGCGGCGCGTCGCCGAAATGGCGGCGCTCATCTACACAGTGCATCCCACCATGGCGCACGTGAGTAGCGAAGTATTGCGTGAAGGTTTGTACTGGCTGTTTGGGTTTTCAGCGATCGCTGTATTTTGGTCAGCGGTGCAACACAATAGTTGGTGGCGTTTTCTGCTGGGAGGCGTGCTGTGCATTGTCGCCACAATGACCCGTGTAGAAGGCATCCTTCTTTTTGTGTTGGCCGGGATGTGGTGGACGGCTCATGTCTGGCCGGAGCGGCGGCGGTTGTTTTCGAAACTTTGGAAACCCGCGCTGACCGTTTCGCTATTGTTCGCTGCGGTCGTGACCACAGCTGTGACGGTGATTCCGGCCGAAGATTGGGGGAAATGGCAGTTGGTGGCCATGGCCCGCGATTATTCTGAAAAGCATCAATCCGCGAATGCCGGATTGACGCCGGCTGATGGTCCGGAAGCCTGGGGTATGATGAAACCGCGGCGGGGCTTAAAACATCTAGCGGAAAGTTTGCCCGCCTACCAGAATAAACAGACGCGTCTGGTGGACTTGGCGAAGGATCATCTCTGGTGGGTCTACATCGCCGACCTGTCCTACCATGTGACCAAGGCTTTTGAATTTCCGACGTTGATCTGTTTGTTCATTGGATTGTACTGGGGAGGGTCCCGGTTTTGGCGCAACGAACGGGATTGGCCGTTGGTGCTGCAATCGCTGCTGGTGCTAGGAATTTTGTTGCACCATCTGGCCACCGAACATGTGATCTCGTCACGTTACGCCTTTGCCTTGATTCCCTTTGTGTTGCCGTGGACCTGTTTGGGATTCTTTCAATTCACCGATTGGCTAGGCGTGCAGATGGAGCAGGTCAATCGCGGAGCCTTGGTGCGCACGGCGACCTGCACCATTGTTTGCTGCCTGGCAGTGACATCGGTCGGCCGCTCGTTCCATTACCTGCGGGACGGGAAGGCATTGGAACGGGAATTGGGTGAGCTGGTTCGCAAGACGAGCGGCAAAAAAACAAACATCGCTTGCACACAGAAATGGCGCCGCGTTCCCTTTTATGCCAAGTCGGAATACACAAAGCTGGTTGTCCCTCCTCGAGCGGATCTGAATATTTGGCTCAAAGAAAACATCGGATGGCTGCGTAGGAACAACGTGGAGTTTTTGTTGTTAGAACGCGACTACACCTTTTTTGCCGGCGTACGCAACCGGAAATTGGCGCCATCCAGCGAACTGCAACTGCTGTTTGAGAATGATCCGCGATTTCACAAAATGTGGATCTATCGCGTGGCCCAACCAACAGATCAGGTCGCCAAAGGCGCCCAGCCCGGTCGCCGAAAGCAGTAG
- a CDS encoding sulfatase, protein MLRLLIAVGAILVVGSPLLAERPNIIMIVADDHAPWAFGAAGHPDARTPNMDRLCREGARLTNCFVATPVCSASRAALMTSRYPTETGITDYLSPERMPDLGLDPTLPVWPRLLSAAGYRTALIGKWHLGETDRCHPTKFGYDLFTGFRHGGMTSQNPLVEIDGTERRVAGWTPDILTDHALQFLKENGEGKPFCLSLHFWAPHANAHKIDNDRTWLPLSAADFGPFRDLDPQVPQSDFPDLDIPRVKRMTREYLGSIASVDRNVGRVLQALEDLKLDDNTIVIYTSDHGYNLGHHGIWHKGNGRWILKNNRGARPNLWDHSLRTPTIIRWPGQIQPGTVIDRCVTFLDWFPTILEMAGMARPKDITLRGRSFLPLLQGKKTNWDDDVFVQYRMWDWNQNAADLRAFRTPRWKLVRDFHNAGQDELYYLANDPKELNNLTDSVDPQVMSVKAKLNDRLQKAMQAIGDTTK, encoded by the coding sequence ATGTTACGTTTGTTGATAGCTGTCGGGGCCATTCTCGTTGTGGGATCGCCGTTGTTAGCGGAGCGGCCGAATATCATTATGATCGTTGCCGACGACCACGCGCCGTGGGCGTTCGGAGCGGCGGGGCATCCTGATGCGCGGACGCCGAATATGGACCGGCTCTGTCGTGAAGGGGCACGGTTGACGAATTGTTTTGTCGCCACGCCGGTCTGCAGCGCTTCACGGGCGGCGCTGATGACGAGTCGTTATCCGACCGAAACCGGCATCACCGATTATCTCAGCCCCGAGAGAATGCCCGACCTGGGACTCGATCCAACGCTGCCCGTTTGGCCGCGTCTATTGTCGGCGGCGGGGTATCGGACCGCTCTGATTGGCAAGTGGCATTTGGGGGAGACCGACCGCTGTCATCCCACAAAATTCGGCTATGACCTCTTCACCGGGTTTCGGCACGGCGGAATGACGTCGCAAAATCCGCTGGTGGAGATCGACGGAACCGAGCGACGCGTCGCAGGGTGGACTCCTGACATTCTAACCGACCATGCACTCCAATTCCTCAAAGAAAATGGCGAGGGCAAACCGTTTTGTCTTTCGCTGCACTTCTGGGCACCGCACGCCAACGCGCACAAGATCGACAACGACCGCACTTGGCTCCCCTTGTCCGCAGCCGACTTTGGACCATTTCGCGATCTCGACCCCCAGGTTCCCCAGTCCGATTTTCCGGATCTCGACATTCCGCGTGTCAAACGAATGACCCGCGAGTATTTGGGCTCGATCGCCAGCGTGGACCGTAATGTAGGCCGCGTCCTCCAAGCCTTGGAGGATTTGAAATTGGACGACAACACGATCGTGATTTATACCTCGGACCACGGGTACAACCTGGGTCACCACGGTATTTGGCACAAGGGCAACGGCCGCTGGATCTTAAAGAATAACCGCGGCGCCCGGCCCAACCTCTGGGACCACTCATTACGCACGCCAACCATCATCCGCTGGCCCGGCCAGATTCAGCCCGGCACCGTGATCGACCGTTGTGTCACTTTTCTGGATTGGTTCCCCACAATCCTCGAGATGGCCGGCATGGCCCGCCCGAAAGACATCACACTCCGCGGCCGTAGTTTTTTGCCGCTACTGCAAGGCAAAAAGACCAACTGGGACGACGATGTGTTCGTGCAATACCGCATGTGGGACTGGAACCAAAACGCCGCCGATTTACGCGCTTTCCGTACACCCCGCTGGAAATTGGTCCGTGATTTCCACAACGCCGGGCAGGACGAACTGTACTATTTGGCGAATGATCCCAAAGAATTAAACAATTTGACCGACTCGGTGGATCCCCAAGTGATGTCGGTCAAAGCCAAACTCAATGACCGCCTGCAAAAAGCGATGCAAGCTATTGGCGACACCACAAAATAG